A region of the Salvia splendens isolate huo1 chromosome 11, SspV2, whole genome shotgun sequence genome:
GGTATGGCAGTGCTGGGGACTACTCAAGGCTCGGGCCTTTTGGATGTAGAGCTATGCGCATATGAAGCAAGGCAAGCTAGAGCCAAGGGCTCTCAGATGTGTGATGCTAGGCTATCAGAAAGGGGTTTAAAGGATACAGGCTGTGGTGTTGTGAAGAATGAAATTAAAAGGTGATCATCAGTAGGGATGTGGTTTTTAGGGAATCAGAAATGCCTTTTGCTAATAAAGAGATCCAGAAGGTTCACTTTGAGGTGGAGGCTCAAAGGGAAAATATGACTGAGGGACAAAATCGTTCAGAGGGAATCACTGATTAAGAACCTGCTGATGATGCTAACAGCACCGATCCTCCACAGAGAATGATAGCCAGAGACAGATCCAGAAGGAACATTAAGCTCCCATCCAGATTCAATGATTTTGATATGATGCATTATGCTCTGGCTGTAGCTGAAGAAATGGAGTTTCATGAGCCATCAACTTATAAGGAAACTATCAGGAGTCCAGAGAAGGACAGGTGGCTACTGGCCTTGCAAGAAGAAATAGGCAGCCTGTATAAAAATCAGACATGAGTTCTAGTACTAAGGCCGAATGATCATAGGACAGTGGGTTGTAAGTGGATTTTCAAGAAGAAAATCGAAGCATTCAACAACAATCAGATTAGATTCAAAGCTAGATTAGTAGCTAAAGGCTACACTCAGAAGGAGGGAGTGGATTACAATGAATTATTCTCCCCCGTTGTAAAACACAGTTCTAAGACTTTTACTTGCTATTGTTGCACACAGAGGCTGGGAATTGCAACAACTAGATGTCAAaacagcctttcttcatggagagctgGAGGAAAAGATCTACATGGAGCAGCCACCTGGATTTATCAAACCAGGGGATGGAGGGAAATTGTGCTTGCTAAAGAGAAGCCTTTATGGTATTAAGCAGAGTTCAAGACAGTGGTATTTGAGATTCAATGAATTCATACAGAAGATAGGATTTGAAAAATCACTCTATAATCACTGTGTcttcattaaaagaaagaatgGGATTGTTGTGGCTTATCTACtcttatatgtagatgacatgctaATTTCTGCTGAGCACAAGGAAGAGGTGGAGAGTGTGAAGTCTGATTTGAGGACTGAATTTGACATGAAGGATTTGGGAGATGCAAAGAAGATCCTTGGCATGGAGATTATAAGAGATAGAGGAAAGAAAAGAATATGACTGACACAGAAAGATTACAAAAAGAGTGTCCTTGAAAAGTTTCAAATGAGCTCAAGCAAGCCAGTGTCTGTTCCTCTGAgtcaacagttcaagctcagtGCCAATCAGAGTCCTCAAAATGAAGATCAGAGAAGAGAAATGGATAAGATTCCTTATGCAAATATAGTGGGAAGcatcatgtacaccatggtgtgtacaaggcctGATATCAGTCATGCTATAAGTGTTGCAAGTACGTACATGGCAGACCCTGGTCTAGAACATTGGCATGCTTTGAAATGGATATTAAGATATCTAAATGGTACTCAAGGATATGGAATTCTGTTTGATGGAAATGAAAAAGAGGTGGAGCAGCCTCTGATGGGGTGTTGTGATTCTGACTTTGCAACTAATGTTGATACAAGGAAATCACAATCTGgatatgtgttttgtttgtatGGGTCTGCAGTGAGCTGGAAGCCAAGCCTCCAGTCAGTAGTGTCACTCTCAACaaccgaagccgagtatataTCCTTAATTGAAGCAGTGAAGGAAAGCCTATGGCTGAAAGGAATATGCTTTGATTTTGGAGTTGCCCAGGATGCAGTAACTGTGTTATGTGACTCAAACAGTGCAATATGTCTGTCAAAACATCAAACCTTCCATGAAAGAAGTAAGCATGTGGATGTCAAGCTACATTTTATAAGAGATGAAGTGGATAAGGGTTCTGTGAAGATTGAAAAGGTTGCAACAGAAGAGAATGCATCTGATATGCTCACAAAGTTCTGTCTGGATCAAAGGTGAAATAATTCATGGAATTGGTGAATCTGATTCAGCTATGACGGAGGAAAGGAAACAAGGATGATCGGGAACTTGTCTAGATatgtcccaaggtggagatttatTATAATGTTGGGCATATCTGCAAGACTAAAAGGATTAGAAGGATCAATTTGTAATTTTCTAGTTTGATCAAGGCATAAGCTACGGTGGAGCTGCAGCTTGATCAAAGAGAGAAGAGAccaacttgatcaaggagtaAGTAGagcttgatcaaggagaaaGGAAACTAGCCGTTTGATGTTAGTTCATAGCGGTTGTAACCAATCAAGAAATGGAAGCTCTTGTTCACTTGCTTAGTttcttatttatataaatagttTCTCTCCCTTATTTGAATAGCATGAATCGAGAGGGAGAAGTTAGTCATTCAGTTGATTTGAGCTCTTCTATTGTTGAATAAAATCTCTTGTCATTTTCTTCGTGATTCATTCTTCTAAGTTTTACTCATTATCAATCTCTTGTGTAATTTGGATTTGTAATTGATTCGATTGAATCGATTGAATCCGAGATCAGGTCGGGTTGAAAGGTATATTATAGTAATTTGGATTTGTAATTGATTCGATTGAATCGATTGAATCCGAGATCAGGTCGGGTTGAAAGGTATATTATAGTTATTAAACCATGAATTGATTATTTTATCTGGATGAGAAGGGGGCCCACCAGCACTGACTTGCTGTAGAGGTGAGACCAATCATGAAAGTGGAATCGCCGTCAGTGTCCAACTTCAATGTGGGACCCCACACCCCTCCTTCCTCGtcctcgcctccaattcaaccCAATCGTCACTATTACTCCATAGAAATGCAAATGGTAATTCCCAATTTCTCAAATTTTGAACCTTTCAACCAACCGACATTGACTCCCTTGCCCCTACAACTCCactccttctcttcttcctcttccttttACATTCCCACCTCTTGATCCCaccaccctctctctctctctctctctctctctctgccaTGGCTGCTCTTCACTGTCTCCTCTCTCTCGTCCTCCCCatcctcctctccctctctcccgcGCTCTCCACCAACTCTGAAGGTAATTCCAATTCTCTCTTTTTTGTTAATCAATTTTGAGTTTTTGGAGTTCGATTGAATTCATCAACATCCCATCTTTCACAAAGTCGTTGCTTTTCTTGATGGGCTTTCCTAATTCAGTTAAATTTCGCAGGAAACGCGCTCTATGCTTTGAGAAGCAGGCTTTCTGACCCCACAAACGTTCTTCAAAGCTGGGATCCTACTCTTGTCAATCCTTGCACCTGGTTTCATGTCACCTGCGATTCCGACAACCACGTTGTCCGCTTGTAAGATCTTCTGTTTTCAAGCTCGATTCTTTTTAGGATTAATGGTTTGTGATGAATCTGGTTTCTTGATTGTAGGGACTTGGGCAATTCCAAGATTTCTGGGAGTTTGGGACCTGAGCTAGGTGAACTCAAGCACCTCAAGTATCTGTAATAATCTCAACCCTTTTAATTACTCTGTTGAATTATGCTTTCATTCATCAAATTATAGAATTGTGTAGTTGTTTTGTGATTATAATGATGTTCTTGTTTGTCACTCAAGGTCCTACTTTTAATGATTTCTTGAAAACATCAAAGATTGTTTGTTGCTATTGATTGTGTGTTGATAACATGATAAATAGAGAGTTTTGACACTAATTGCAGGGAACTGTACAAAAACAACATAGTAGGGGAAATCCCAAAGGAGTTGGGAAATTTGGGAAATCTCATAAGCATGGACCTCTATGGAAACAAATTTGAAGGGGAGATACCAAAGTCCTTTGCTGACTTGAAGTCTCTCCGATTCTTGTGAGTATAAAAAGTGTAGATCGTAGTGTAGATTAAAGAGTGTAGTTGTTTGAGTTTGTTGTGAATTCACAGACGGCTGAATGATAACAAGCTAACAGGATCAATACCGCGGGAACTCACCACTCTGTCTGACCTTAAAGTGTTGTGAGTGCACCTTCTCGAGCCCTTTGATGATGAGAAAGACTTGGGCATTTGCCTTATGTTTGATTCTTGACTGTGTGTAGTGATATCTCGAATAATGATATTTGTGGGACAATCCCGGTTGATGGCCCGTTTGGAAGTTTTCCGATGGAAAGGTACCTGTTTTACCAATTCTTCCTTGTTATATTGGATTCTTGTTGATCCCTTTCTGTATGAAGGGTATTGCTCATAATTTGATGCGCATACTTCCCCGTCGTTTAGAATGATTATATAACGAATCTAGTTCTTGTCATTGATAAATACTAAAACCAGCTTAATCAAACTGATTTTGAACCTGCAAAGATTCAAAAAGCTAAAAAAATTTCAAGACTTGTTGATGCAATCATATAGAAACGAAATGATTTTTATTGATATCATCTCCCCGATTGTCCTAACATGAATTGTAATATGTCATGATCACGTCTCGTTACGTTTGTTCATCTAAAAGAAGGTGTAATGATGCAGAACTAATCCAATGTGTCAAATTGATATAAATGGTTTGGATTGCATTCTGTTACATCTGCATTCGAAGTTGAATATTTCTGAgtgaaatttatgaaatttgcAGCTTTGCTAACAACAGACTCAACGGCCCCGAGTTGAAAGGATTGGCGGCTTACGACTTTGGATGCTAAAGGTATAGGCACAAACATAAGTTTGTCTAAACTAAGGATGGTTATAGGAGAAACAAAAGTGGGTGTTTTTTAAAGATAATGTTACTGCTATACATGTATTGCCTATTGTAACATTACTACATATTACAGCTTAAGTTATGATTTATGAATCATGAATAGATTAACATACTGCTAATTGTAAACTTTGCAAATTGCAATGAACTTAAAAACCTCTAAGTCATAGTGGCGTCAAATTTCGCCACTCTGACTCTCTGCTCCTATCACGAAGCCGTCAAATTATCAATTTTTTGTATGAATTTTGTTCAAAGACACTATTATCAAACTTAATCATACGAAAATTGCattctaaaaatttaaaacatgaAATTTGAACTACCTTGTTtacgatttttttttctgcatCCGCCTTTGAGTACTTCATAGTTCAGTCACACATTGCTATACAAACTTGAAATAAATTTGGGTATACAATCACAAGAGAATACAGTGTTAATTAATTGTAGTAAACCGAAAACCTACAATTATTCAAGAAATTACGATACTACTTATGATTAAGCAGAGAAACTATCTTATGATTCTTATCTAATGTAGCCGGTTCAAGAACCGctgaaaaaattgtaaaaaaaatgttatcGTAGTGGCCCTAAAAAATTACTCCGTGTAGTTTTAGTTTCTTCTTATAAGGCCATCCattacgctgtctctataccgtcccttaaaacgTCCCTTAaatactatttgaccactatttgagggccccactgtccttttttactccatccattAACTGAGGGACGGAatctgcaacgctccgtcccttaaccgtcccttaaatactatttgaccactatttgagggccccactgtccttttttactccatcccttaactaagggacggaacctgcaacgctccgtcccttaaccgtcccttattccgtcccttaattactattcattcaatttcatttttttatttttttcccaacaaattcaatcaaaaaaacaaacttcattaaaaataaaataacattacaacataaaaaaaacaacttaaaatcctaaaaaaaataaaaatgtcataataaaaatgagtttgtcccacatcgaaagtggaacataaacattcaaggatgtctctataaaagagagacaaccaagaatgagtttgtcccacattgaaagtggaacaaaaaacattcaaggatgtctctataaaagagagacaaccaagaatgagtttgtcccacatcgaaagtggaacataaaacattcaaggatctctctataaaagagagacaaccaagaatgagtttcataaattcgcaagcccatcaaatatatatgggctattatgaatttcttgtatttatttatttgtaaaaattgtttttaaataaaaagtattttttaaaaaaaatcgatttttttaaaaaaaattgaattattgcgtcagcgtgacgacgcccactcgcgggccagtgagtgggcgtcacgcatgcatcgggcgTGCGACACGTCGCCCAGGTGCGTGGCGGGACGGCACGTCCCGTGTCTCGCGTGTATGGGCTATGGGACGGGCTGGCGCGCGGCTCGGGACGGGACgaacgttgcaacgcgtcccgcggaggacccgtccctccgggacgaaaCGCGAGCCCGgtgcgggacgcgtagtggatggtctaataTGCGCAGccgaaaataatattaaatccCTACATTTGACTAATATCATACAGCCCtttattaatactccctccgtccctgaaaatttgtcccaactttcctttttcgttcgtcccccaaaatttgtcccatttcacttttaccatttttggtagtggaccccacattccactaactcattcctactcacattttattataaaattaatatataaaagtcaagcccacattccactaactttttcaatccactttccattacattccttaaaacccgtgcccggtcaaaccgggacgaattttgggggacggaggtagtaattttTATGGGTTGTAACATGACATACAACTATTTAACGTGTCCAATTTGAATAGTAAGGTCAAACATGTAAGCATATGGGCTTccgcttagagcatctccaatggcggcgtcggcaccggcacgccgatttttcgcggaTGCCGGTGCTGACGTCGAACCATTGTGAGCAGCGTCGTCGAAATCGGCGTGCCCACGCCGATTATTGGGCTGACGCCGATtctcacgccgatcctcacggcgccattgtaggccacggatcggcgtcagatttttaattttttttaaaaaattttccGAATGGTGAAGACATTAGCCGACTTCCggacggcggtggaccccgaggagaaggcTTATCTTCACGTATTGCTCCGGAGcatgcgtgaagaattggaggggtTTCAGAGGGATACCGGCGGGAgtagcggcggcggcgacgacgaagGGCTGGGCGAGGACGGaggcgaggacggcggcgaagagtgattttttatgtaatttttttattgtactttttaatttttgtacttttttttaaattaatgtactttttttaaaattattgtactttttaaaaatcttaatagtattattcaattttcccgtatttgtctcgtaaattaaattatgtatgttgctacgattctaaattaaattatataattgttattagtgatgtggataggctatgagaaggctatgtgagggctattggatgtccagttgcatgtccagatgatgtggtagaaggattttagtgctgatgatgtggcagtgagaAGGCTATGTGAAGGCTATTGGATGTCTTccaccactggagatgctcttacgtATGAATTTAGATAAAAATTTCTAATTGGTGGAATGGAAGAGTGGGCCCGTGTCGAGGAATGGAATTAACTCCATTAACAAACTTACGTGaattaatttaacaaaattgtAGGCTGTAACACATGACAATATGCCATGTAATTTTATCTGAAAGTTTGGAAGTTATTCTTTCTTTTGTAAGGGCAAACATATATGCACTCATAATGccaaaaaatctcaatttttctatttaattttatgtgttAGTGAAAATTGTGATAGTAGTAATTACTTTTATTCCCCTTACTTTGtcacattttctcatttttaattactcctatattttatcaattacaaattaatattaatatatttcataaataagaCTTACTAGTTCTATTTTTATAGATGAAATAGTAGTAGCAATATTGAATCTTTGGATTAACTAGGATTTCCATGCAAGCAAcggtataaaaattaaaataaattactccGTAGTATATTTTGGTAATTACATTTCGACCATTAGCTTTGGTCGTCATTGTTTAGATAATGAGATTGGATTAAAATATGACTGTAAATAATAAGGGAGTAAGATATTAGTCAAATGTAGGAATACGAAATCGTTATATCGATGATTAGTATAAATAATCTCTTATGACCACGTTTTATTTATTGTGAAGTTAAGACCGATGCGTGCACATCACACGCCATAAACTCTGTTGCTTCTTCACCGTCCCAACACGTTTTCCGTTCTTCACCATTGCTCCTTCGCCGGCGTCAATGGCCGCCTCATTATCCAAAATCACCATCCCCATACTTCAAGGCTCACACCACTCATCCAAAACTACTCTCAACCACACAATCTCCGACCAGCCATCGCCGCCCCGCCCCCCACGCTTCCAACACCATCACCGGACTCGGAGCCTCCAACTGCACCGTCTTCCCTCCAGCAACTCCGCCTGGTCCGCTGGTACCTCCAACCGATCGCGACCAAAATCGTCACCGCCGCACTCATCTACACCGCCGCCGATATAACCTCCCAGGTAATGCCCTAACTCTTATCCGATCGCTCAATTACAGCTCCTGGAAagtgtaattttaaatttcaaatttcaaaattgcGGGCAGACGATTGTGGGGGGATGGAGCAACGGTATGAATTGGTGAGAACTCTGCGCATGGGCGGTTACGGCATGGTGATATTGGGGCCGTCGCTGCATTACTGGTACAATTTGATGTCGGCGGTTTTCCCGAAGCGCGATGTGTTATCGACGTTGAAGAAGATCGGTTTGGGGCAGGCTGTGTACGGACCTGTGTTAAGGATAtctgatgattccgcgaattattgatgatgataaatgctcgtaaaaataaatcacgacacagagaatttaacgtggttcgatttactgaggtaaatctacgtccacggggagaaatgggggcaggtttgtattgcttgatctgccaaatacagcttacaacacagacttgctatatgattgtttctctagagagattctaacctcttctatcagatctaagttctatttatataatgaactcagatcatggcttgcgtcaccaccctaagtcgtggatgtcgtgtaggttatggcctaagatcgtgggtgaagcgtaggtcatggcctacgatcgtggcctgaactgacatcacgtggtagtgggtgtgttggacatccggtatgggtccactaactccttgttcggtcgaataccgagaccgaactgctttggttgccgatctgagagtagagcttgatgccgacctgagagcagagcttgattggttggcttttaccgagctgtaggctgaggccgaactctttggtaatgccgaactgaactcttgggctttgggctggccgagctgtcactgctattgggcttgtttagtacgtaccccatcactacccccccccgaaaagcgaagtgattcatttcggcgaagcgagtcacttcggcattctggaaaagggtacgggggaggctgaagtcaggggacgtgccctgcgcgtgactgcattaaatgcggcattaaatgcgacagtaaaatccggccgttgaatcctgaaaaggtgggatatgaaacggtgcgatgatttgaaatcttttccaaatctgataaataccgtctttcttcatcatttgaacaccttcgctattggcttcttctgcactctctatcttctgcgtgaaaaatttccttccgctttcaaaaatttcttcagactaccttcaccttcaaaaagtaagaaaaatgtcttcttcttcttcttcggagtcgggtagcgttaggaaagggggtaaggggtcttctagccggaaagaatccggggagaagaccgtagagtattttcacagtatcttgagtaaggatactgtgatatccctttacgaaaaatactcttttcctggggggaaggcggtggtacctgacggtgatcacagggctgactccccgccggagggttacgtcaccgtgtacgaggcctgcttagaatgcgggcttcgtttccccctcccttctgcctttatagatttactagatttttttcagcttcctttaggccaggtgactccgaactcttggaggcacttgtcggccttcgctgccgaactccgtaggttaggaagggatttgtctttgaaggcgatccttaaattctttcaatttaagaggaaggggtcttggttttacttgatccctttacagccctttagggccttttgtaaaacgaagtggccgaagtggcaaaatcgcttcttctactatgataggaccgcggctcctagttttccctggagagggccggagtccgttatccgtcaccctcggcctgaaccgttggacgagctcgatggcgagctcaacaagattcccatagttaggaaacaatacacggagtctgagctcgtcaagggcgacgtcgtgttcgacatctcgtcttcggacgaagaggccgagggtgaggatttctctttatctttatgctctactgctttaacgaagaaaatctgactttgctttcttgctttttggcagtgttcatgttgaataaggctatcagaaagtcctccgagcttgtggagccggagagagagaaggctaccagctcggcgcctgatgccgagaagaatccgaagaggcaaaagacctcttcgggtccaaagaagccggagtcgacttcggcaagcaagaaggggaagacccagaagcccccaagggcgccagagaaagacgtggtcttggcgcctccttcggagcatatctgtgagccatttttatggcccacggacttcgccgaggtgaattgtcttcttgattccttggcttggcttgtcttgtatttttggtgccctctgttaacttttttccttatccattttcagaggaatgatatgctctccaagctcgtcgccgtcgaactctccaaagcgtccaacgactatgccgagatgcagaggaaattggcggctgcttgtcaccgggccgagcaggctgaggcaaactttgagaaagccagggctgctaggatttcggcccaggatgaagctcagtttgccaaaaaccagctcgtcatccagcgagagcagacgaaacggagggatgctgccaccgtggttgcccaaggagagggtctccgtgcctacacggagagactctttttgagcagccagttctcggcctttgtcggtagtctggtaaggctaattgccgataagggcgagcaggggcccgacgtcgtgctgcctctgtacagccgagagatagcagctcggcttcagaatctgccgctccttgaggagctcgcttcatcctcggtcctgctttctgcagaccgagtccggagttgtcgagctgatcgggacgagaacctggaggctatctttgcctccgtgggacccgtttcacccgcttcgacttacaacggagagggtgaggccgagccgctggagccggaggccgaagtcgagcggggccgggcatccggaggaggaagccgatcaggaggcggaggcgaggccggcaggaagcgaggccgaggctgaggtagcccaagagaaagaagctgtaccagaccgaggagccggagacgaagctggcggagtatgatttcgtctcccttctcttagtctagtttcttccttgtaaaatggccttgaagccctagtgtaaaaaattttccttgtgaatgaaaaattctctacacttgtcttcgtatagctttgcgtactcgcctttactcctgttgtattttactatctgctcggtacagctgccgaactaatatagctgctttgtactcaaggagatggagatacttcactggaaacggctgtactcttcggctttagacgaagctgagagaagagctatagccgatcagacgaagaatgacgagcttctggctcgtttagtgaagctggaggccgataataaggacttagagtccgataagaaggatctggaggccgagctgaatacgaccattgctgagaggactgcgtacgaggattacatccgtgtgcgcgggggattgaccatctcagatgttcagagtcgagttgacgaactgtgggaggaatatcttgtactccggaggaacaatgcgctggagagctcggcttgccaacaagttgtgaaatcattacggcgctgggcttctcggtacgacattgttctttctcggcgcccctccatagaaagattccttcggcatatcgtgccaacagatgctcgcactccagatcaaacctctggttcccttgttcaaaatcctactcccagccaacaacgaactccggaacagccggaaacgtcaagacgagaacgggctcaggagcaaccggaatcgtcaagacggggacggactgaaattcgccgaggagttgtgactatgagcgagcaagatcagcagatgcttattgcagagactcttcatcgccgaggtgttaggacttctcgggctcggggaagaggcgttgggtcgaggatagcatctcgtcgacctgcttattcttcatctgctcggaacaaccgaactcggcttccagaggattttgcagataggtggcttaacttcagcaaccctggacggtagaatagtcctttgtaatagcgtaacgccattttgtagggtagcggagttgtatgccgaacaagatttgataaatgaaattttgttttcgcttctaacactgtatttacagcttagcgaaaaaatttcatcgtacttgtcctcggtcttatgaagtaaacttctttgaccggacttggtccttggtctgatgaaataaacatctttgaccggactcgtctttggtctgatgaaataaacacctttgaccgaactcgtctttggtctgatgaaataaacatcttcgaccggactcgtctttggtctgatgaaataaacatctttgaccggacttggtttgtgttctaattttgcgatttttgtcgccgggatcgaactttcccttgtcctaattcggcgagttttatcgcgtggatcggactttcccagttaaccgaagtggtcttatgcagtaaacctctttgactagacatggtcgtcctcggtcttatgaggtaaactgctttgaccgaacttggtcgtcctaattcggcgagttttatcgcgtggatt
Encoded here:
- the LOC121754813 gene encoding secreted RxLR effector protein 161-like, encoding MSSSKPVSVPLSQQFKLSANQSPQNEDQRREMDKIPYANIVGSIMYTMVCTRPDISHAISVASTYMADPGLEHWHALKWILRYLNGTQGYGILFDGNEKEVEQPLMGCCDSDFATNVDTRKSQSGYVFCLYGSAVSWKPSLQSVVSLSTTEAEYISLIEAVKESLWLKGICFDFGVAQDAVTVLCDSNSAICLSKHQTFHERSKHVDVKLHFIRDEVDKGSVKIEKVATEENASDMLTKFCLDQR
- the LOC121756569 gene encoding leucine-rich repeat protein 1-like: MAALHCLLSLVLPILLSLSPALSTNSEGNALYALRSRLSDPTNVLQSWDPTLVNPCTWFHVTCDSDNHVVRLDLGNSKISGSLGPELGELKHLKYLELYKNNIVGEIPKELGNLGNLISMDLYGNKFEGEIPKSFADLKSLRFLRLNDNKLTGSIPRELTTLSDLKVFDISNNDICGTIPVDGPFGSFPMESFANNRLNGPELKGLAAYDFGC